A single window of Pseudomonas lijiangensis DNA harbors:
- a CDS encoding ABC transporter ATP-binding protein, translating to MNKLEVQDLHKRYGSHEVIKGVSLTAKAGDVISIIGSSGSGKSTFLRCINLLEQPHAGKILLNNEELKLVPNKEGGLKAADPKQLQRMRSRLSMVFQHFNLWSHMTALQNIIEAPVHVLGVPKKEALEKAEYYLAKVGVAHRKEAYPGHMSGGEQQRVAIARALAMEPEVMLFDEPTSALDPELVGDVLKVMQGLAQEGRTMVVVTHEMGFAREVSNQLVFLHQGVVLERGDPREVLANPQSERLQQFLSGSLK from the coding sequence ATGAACAAACTGGAAGTCCAGGACCTGCACAAGCGTTATGGCAGTCATGAAGTGATCAAGGGAGTTTCCCTGACAGCCAAGGCAGGCGATGTCATCAGTATCATCGGCTCCAGCGGCTCGGGTAAAAGCACATTTCTGCGTTGCATCAATCTGCTTGAACAGCCCCATGCCGGCAAGATCCTGCTCAACAACGAAGAACTCAAACTGGTGCCGAACAAGGAAGGCGGCCTGAAGGCTGCCGACCCCAAGCAGTTGCAGCGCATGCGCTCGCGCCTGTCCATGGTGTTTCAGCACTTCAACCTGTGGTCGCACATGACGGCCTTGCAGAACATCATCGAAGCGCCGGTGCATGTCCTGGGCGTGCCGAAAAAGGAGGCGCTGGAAAAGGCCGAGTATTACCTGGCCAAGGTCGGCGTGGCTCATCGCAAGGAAGCCTATCCGGGCCATATGTCCGGTGGCGAGCAACAGCGTGTGGCGATAGCCCGCGCCCTGGCCATGGAGCCGGAAGTCATGTTGTTCGATGAGCCGACGTCCGCGCTGGACCCTGAGCTGGTTGGCGATGTGCTCAAGGTCATGCAGGGCCTGGCCCAGGAAGGCCGGACCATGGTGGTGGTCACTCACGAAATGGGCTTTGCCCGTGAGGTGTCGAACCAGTTGGTCTTCCTGCACCAGGGTGTGGTACTGGAGCGGGGCGATCCCCGCGAGGTCCTGGCCAATCCTCAGTCCGAGCGATTGCAGCAGTTCCTCTCGGGCAGCCTCAAGTAA
- a CDS encoding succinylglutamate desuccinylase/aspartoacylase family protein, which yields MQRIDHVLPWGNLGTERQLSVFRFGSGERKAYIQASLHADELPGMRTAWELKKRLGQLEEQGALKGVIELVPVANPLGLGQLLQGAHQGRFEFGSGKNFNRDFTELSEPVAELLEGQLGDDPRANTQLIRQAMTAALDRLPAPQGELQAMQRLLLSHACVADVVLDLHCDADAAIHMYALPQQWPQWRSLSAHLDIKVALLAEDSGGSSFDEACSLPWLRLSRIFPEAQIPLACLATTIELGGQADTGKADAEAHAEGILAFLAEQGFINGDWPKPEREACEGMPFEGTELLYAPHPGVVTFLRAAGSWVEVGDPLFEVIDPLSDRVSTICANTAGVLFAIERLRYAQPGFWLAKVAGRTALRHGRLLSD from the coding sequence ATGCAAAGAATCGATCATGTATTGCCGTGGGGCAACCTCGGCACCGAGCGTCAACTGAGTGTGTTTCGTTTCGGCAGCGGCGAGCGCAAGGCTTACATCCAGGCCAGCCTGCACGCTGACGAGTTGCCGGGCATGCGTACGGCCTGGGAGTTGAAAAAACGCCTGGGTCAGCTTGAAGAACAGGGCGCGCTCAAAGGTGTTATCGAACTGGTGCCGGTGGCCAACCCCCTGGGCCTGGGGCAATTGCTGCAAGGCGCTCACCAGGGACGTTTCGAGTTTGGCAGCGGCAAGAACTTCAACCGCGATTTCACCGAGTTGAGCGAACCTGTTGCCGAGTTGCTGGAAGGGCAACTGGGTGACGATCCACGGGCCAATACTCAACTGATTCGTCAGGCCATGACGGCTGCGCTCGATCGCCTGCCTGCTCCTCAAGGCGAGCTGCAAGCCATGCAGCGTCTTTTACTCAGTCACGCCTGCGTCGCCGATGTCGTGCTTGATCTGCATTGCGATGCCGATGCCGCTATTCACATGTATGCCTTGCCGCAGCAATGGCCGCAGTGGCGTTCGCTGTCGGCGCATCTGGATATCAAGGTCGCGCTGCTGGCCGAGGATTCCGGTGGCAGCTCCTTTGACGAGGCCTGTTCGCTGCCCTGGCTGCGTCTGTCGCGGATCTTCCCCGAAGCGCAGATTCCCCTGGCCTGTCTGGCCACGACCATCGAGCTGGGTGGTCAGGCCGATACCGGCAAGGCTGACGCCGAGGCCCATGCCGAAGGCATCCTGGCGTTCCTGGCCGAACAGGGCTTTATCAATGGCGACTGGCCAAAGCCTGAGCGGGAGGCCTGCGAGGGCATGCCGTTCGAGGGCACCGAGTTGCTGTATGCGCCTCATCCCGGCGTGGTGACGTTCCTGCGTGCTGCCGGTAGCTGGGTCGAGGTCGGCGATCCGCTGTTCGAAGTCATCGATCCGTTGTCCGATCGGGTCAGCACCATCTGTGCGAATACTGCCGGTGTGTTATTCGCCATCGAGCGGCTTCGCTATGCTCAACCGGGTTTCTGGCTGGCCAAAGTGGCGGGGCGCACTGCGCTGCGCCACGGGCGTCTGCTCAGTGACTGA
- the argR gene encoding GlxA family transcriptional regulator, whose amino-acid sequence MTAHRIGFLVWPGTKALTLALAEEALRVAQSVHPEVVYELSFLQAEVADEPAAAGAWQLPGEPWAGRIDGFQKLFLLADEPPAPMSAALASALKQVVRAGCAIGGLSAGVYPLAQLGLLDGYRAAVHWRWQDDFSERFPKVIATSHLFDWDRDRLTACGGMSVLDLLLAVLSRDHGAELAGAVSEELVVERIREGGERQRIPLQNRLGSSHPKLTQAVLLMEANIEEPLTTDEIAQHVCVSRRQLERIFKQYLNRVPSQYYLELRLNKARQMLMQTSKSIIQIGLSCGFSSGPHFSSAYRNFFGATPREDRNQRRSNSPFELSSVPAERG is encoded by the coding sequence ATGACTGCCCATCGAATAGGTTTCCTTGTCTGGCCCGGCACCAAAGCCCTGACCCTGGCGTTGGCCGAGGAAGCCTTGCGCGTTGCCCAGAGCGTTCACCCTGAAGTGGTCTATGAGTTGTCATTCCTCCAGGCCGAGGTTGCCGACGAACCTGCTGCCGCGGGTGCATGGCAATTGCCGGGTGAACCGTGGGCCGGTCGCATCGACGGTTTTCAGAAGCTGTTCCTGCTGGCGGACGAGCCGCCTGCTCCCATGTCGGCTGCCCTGGCCAGTGCTCTCAAGCAAGTGGTGCGCGCCGGATGTGCGATTGGCGGGTTGTCCGCTGGCGTGTATCCGCTGGCCCAGCTTGGCTTGCTCGACGGTTATCGGGCTGCCGTGCATTGGCGCTGGCAGGATGATTTCAGCGAACGCTTCCCGAAAGTCATTGCCACCAGCCACCTGTTCGACTGGGATCGTGACCGGCTGACCGCCTGTGGCGGCATGTCGGTGCTGGACCTGCTGCTGGCGGTTCTGTCCCGTGATCATGGTGCCGAGCTGGCCGGTGCGGTTTCCGAGGAGCTGGTGGTCGAGCGCATCCGCGAAGGTGGCGAGCGTCAGCGCATTCCGTTGCAGAATCGCCTGGGCTCCAGCCATCCGAAGCTGACCCAGGCGGTCCTGCTGATGGAAGCCAATATCGAAGAGCCACTGACCACCGATGAAATCGCCCAGCACGTCTGCGTGTCCCGTCGCCAGCTGGAGCGGATTTTCAAGCAGTATCTCAACCGAGTGCCGAGCCAGTATTACCTGGAGCTGCGCCTCAACAAGGCCCGGCAGATGCTGATGCAGACCAGCAAGTCGATCATCCAGATCGGCCTGTCCTGCGGCTTCTCCTCCGGCCCGCATTTCTCCAGCGCCTACCGCAACTTCTTTGGCGCCACGCCTCGCGAAGACCGCAACCAGCGTCGCAGCAACAGTCCCTTCGAGTTGTCTTCCGTTCCTGCCGAGCGTGGTTGA
- the astD gene encoding succinylglutamate-semialdehyde dehydrogenase yields the protein MMSTLYIAGAWQDGQGDAFDSLNPVTQQVLWSGQGASASQVETAVQAARQAFSGWASRSLEDRLSVLEAFAASLKTHADELSDCIGEETGKPLWESATEVTSMVNKIAISVQSYRERTGEKSGPLGDATAVLRHKPHGVVAVFGPYNFPGHLPNGHIVPALLAGNTVLFKPSELTPKVAELTVKCWIEAGLPAGVLNLLQGGRETGIALAANPGIDGVFFTGSSRTGNALHRQFAGRPDKILALEMGGNNPLVVDEVQDVDAAVYTVIQSAFISAGQRCTCARRLLVPQGAWGDAFLSRLVAVTATLEVGAFDRQPAPFMGSVISLQAAAALLAAQRDLLSKGANALLEMTQPHEQAALLTPGIIDVSAVSERPDEELFGPLLQVIRYAGFEAAIAEANDTQYGLAAGLLSDSEARYKQFWLQSRAGIVNWNKQLTGAASSAPFGGVGASGNHRASAYYAADYCAYPVASLEATALTLPATLTPGIRLD from the coding sequence TTGATGAGCACGCTGTATATCGCAGGTGCCTGGCAGGACGGGCAGGGTGACGCATTCGATTCCTTGAACCCGGTGACCCAGCAGGTTCTGTGGTCTGGCCAGGGCGCAAGCGCCTCTCAGGTCGAAACCGCCGTGCAGGCGGCGCGTCAGGCTTTTTCGGGCTGGGCCTCGCGCTCGCTGGAAGATCGCCTTTCGGTACTGGAAGCGTTCGCCGCCAGCCTCAAGACACATGCGGACGAACTGTCTGATTGCATTGGTGAAGAAACCGGCAAGCCGCTCTGGGAGTCGGCCACTGAAGTGACCAGCATGGTCAACAAGATTGCCATCTCGGTGCAGAGCTACCGTGAGCGGACCGGCGAAAAGAGCGGCCCGCTGGGCGATGCCACAGCGGTGTTGCGCCACAAGCCCCATGGCGTTGTAGCGGTGTTCGGCCCTTATAACTTCCCCGGTCATTTGCCCAATGGCCACATCGTGCCTGCGCTGCTGGCGGGTAACACGGTGCTGTTCAAGCCCAGCGAGCTGACACCCAAGGTTGCCGAGTTGACGGTCAAGTGCTGGATCGAGGCCGGTTTGCCAGCCGGTGTACTGAACCTGCTGCAAGGCGGGCGCGAAACCGGTATCGCCCTGGCGGCCAACCCGGGTATCGATGGCGTGTTCTTTACCGGTTCCAGCCGTACCGGCAATGCCTTGCATCGACAGTTCGCCGGACGTCCGGACAAGATTCTGGCTCTGGAGATGGGTGGCAATAACCCGCTGGTGGTCGATGAGGTTCAGGATGTCGACGCAGCGGTGTACACCGTGATTCAGTCAGCCTTCATTTCGGCTGGCCAGCGCTGCACCTGTGCCCGGCGCTTGCTGGTGCCGCAAGGTGCCTGGGGCGATGCATTCCTGTCCCGGCTGGTGGCCGTGACAGCCACACTTGAGGTTGGAGCTTTCGACCGCCAGCCTGCGCCTTTCATGGGCTCGGTGATTTCTCTGCAGGCCGCTGCCGCTTTGCTGGCAGCCCAGCGTGATCTGCTGAGCAAGGGCGCCAATGCGTTGCTGGAAATGACTCAGCCGCATGAGCAGGCCGCCTTGCTGACGCCGGGCATTATTGATGTGAGCGCTGTCAGCGAGCGTCCTGACGAAGAACTGTTCGGTCCGTTGCTGCAGGTGATCCGCTACGCCGGTTTCGAGGCGGCCATCGCAGAGGCCAACGACACGCAATATGGTCTGGCGGCAGGGCTGTTGTCGGATTCCGAAGCGCGTTACAAGCAGTTCTGGCTGCAAAGCCGTGCCGGAATCGTCAACTGGAACAAGCAACTGACTGGGGCGGCGAGCAGCGCGCCTTTCGGTGGCGTCGGGGCTTCGGGTAATCATCGGGCCAGCGCCTATTACGCCGCCGATTACTGTGCTTATCCGGTTGCGTCCCTGGAGGCTACAGCACTGACCTTGCCTGCGACACTGACGCCGGGCATCAGGCTCGATTGA
- a CDS encoding ABC transporter permease: protein MIFDYNVVWESLPLYFGGLLVTLKLLGISLAFGLLAALPLGLMRVSKRRWVNFPAWLYTYVIRGTPMLVQLFLIYYGLAQFEAVRESALWPLLSSASFCACLAFAINTSAYTAEIIAGSLKATPAGEIEAARAMGMSPLKMYRRILLPSALRRALPQYSNEVIMMLQTTSLASIVTLIDITGAARTVNAQYYLPFEAYITAGVFYLCLTFILVRLFKLAERRWLGYLAPRKV, encoded by the coding sequence ATGATTTTCGACTACAACGTCGTCTGGGAAAGCCTGCCGCTGTACTTTGGCGGCTTGCTGGTGACCTTGAAACTGCTCGGTATTTCCCTGGCATTCGGCCTGCTGGCGGCATTGCCCCTGGGCCTGATGCGGGTCTCGAAACGCCGCTGGGTCAACTTCCCTGCCTGGCTGTACACCTACGTGATTCGCGGCACGCCGATGCTGGTGCAACTGTTCCTGATCTACTACGGGCTGGCACAGTTTGAAGCGGTGCGCGAGAGTGCTCTCTGGCCATTGCTGTCCAGTGCCAGCTTCTGCGCCTGTCTGGCATTTGCCATCAATACCAGCGCCTATACGGCCGAGATCATTGCCGGCAGTCTCAAGGCAACACCGGCTGGTGAAATCGAAGCAGCCAGGGCCATGGGCATGTCGCCGCTCAAGATGTATCGCCGCATTCTGCTGCCTTCCGCGCTGCGTCGTGCGCTGCCGCAATACAGCAATGAAGTCATCATGATGCTGCAGACCACCAGTCTGGCGTCCATCGTGACCCTTATCGACATTACCGGTGCTGCCCGCACGGTCAATGCTCAGTACTACCTGCCTTTCGAGGCTTATATAACCGCAGGCGTTTTCTATTTGTGCCTGACATTCATTCTGGTGCGGTTGTTCAAGCTGGCGGAGCGTCGCTGGCTGGGCTACCTGGCTCCGCGGAAGGTCTGA
- the astB gene encoding N-succinylarginine dihydrolase — protein MKSCEVNFDGLVGPTHNYGGLSYGNVASQRNSHQCSNPREAALQGLAKMKALMDMGFTQGVLAPQERPDVAGLRELGFSGSDAQVIEQAAKHDMPLLVASCSASSMWVANAATVSPSADTADGRVHFTAANLNCKYHRSIEHPTTSRVLKAMFANEQHFAHHTALPAVAQFGDEGAANHTRFCRDYGEAGVEFFVFGRSAFDTRYPAPQKYPARQTLEASRAVARLHGLSESGVVYGQQNPSVIDQGVFHNDVIAVGNGEVLFYHEDAFLNTESMLGELHEKLGRAGGLFQAICVPRDEVSVEDAVRSYLFNSQLLSRADGSMLLIVPQECQANLRVWNYLQRLLADGGPIREVKVFDLKQSMQNGGGPACLRLRVALNETELAAVNPGVVMNPPLYENLTQWVDRHYRDRMSESDLADPQLLTECRTALDELTQILKLGSVYPFQLV, from the coding sequence ATGAAATCCTGTGAAGTCAATTTTGACGGTCTGGTTGGGCCTACTCACAACTACGGCGGTCTGTCCTACGGCAATGTGGCTTCCCAGCGCAACAGCCATCAGTGCTCCAACCCTCGCGAAGCGGCATTGCAGGGGTTGGCGAAGATGAAGGCGCTGATGGACATGGGGTTTACCCAGGGCGTGCTGGCACCTCAGGAGCGCCCTGATGTCGCCGGGTTGCGTGAATTGGGTTTCAGCGGCAGCGATGCCCAGGTGATCGAGCAGGCGGCAAAGCACGATATGCCGCTGCTGGTCGCCAGTTGCTCGGCGTCAAGCATGTGGGTCGCCAATGCCGCGACTGTCAGCCCGAGTGCCGATACGGCCGATGGCCGCGTGCATTTCACGGCGGCCAACCTGAACTGCAAATATCACCGCAGCATCGAGCATCCGACCACCAGTCGCGTGCTGAAAGCGATGTTCGCCAATGAGCAGCATTTTGCTCATCACACAGCACTGCCAGCGGTTGCGCAGTTCGGCGACGAAGGGGCGGCCAACCACACGCGCTTCTGTCGCGACTATGGTGAGGCGGGCGTGGAGTTTTTCGTGTTCGGGCGCAGTGCTTTCGACACCCGCTACCCGGCACCGCAGAAGTACCCGGCCAGGCAGACCCTTGAAGCTTCCAGGGCCGTGGCCCGTCTGCATGGCCTGAGCGAGAGCGGCGTGGTCTACGGTCAGCAGAACCCGAGCGTGATCGATCAGGGCGTGTTTCACAACGACGTCATCGCGGTAGGTAATGGCGAAGTGCTGTTCTATCACGAGGATGCGTTTCTCAATACCGAGTCGATGCTGGGCGAGCTGCACGAAAAGCTTGGTCGTGCAGGCGGCCTGTTCCAGGCGATCTGCGTGCCGCGCGACGAGGTATCGGTCGAAGATGCCGTGCGCTCCTACCTGTTCAACAGCCAGCTTTTGTCTCGCGCCGACGGCTCGATGCTGTTGATCGTGCCGCAGGAGTGCCAGGCCAATCTTCGTGTCTGGAATTACCTCCAGCGCCTGCTGGCCGATGGTGGGCCGATTCGTGAAGTAAAGGTCTTCGACCTCAAGCAAAGCATGCAGAACGGCGGCGGTCCGGCGTGCCTGCGCTTGCGCGTTGCCCTCAATGAGACCGAACTGGCAGCGGTCAATCCCGGCGTCGTCATGAACCCGCCGTTGTACGAAAATCTGACTCAATGGGTCGACAGGCACTATCGTGATCGCATGAGCGAAAGCGATCTGGCCGACCCGCAACTGTTGACCGAATGCCGCACGGCATTGGATGAGCTCACGCAAATCCTTAAACTGGGCAGCGTTTACCCCTTTCAACTGGTTTGA
- a CDS encoding aspartate aminotransferase family protein encodes MSVEHAAVQRADFDQVMVPNYAPAGFIPVRGAGSRVWDQAGRELVDFSGGIAVNVLGHCHPALVGTLTAQANNLWHVSNVFTNEPTLRLAKKLVDSTFAERVFFCNSGAEANEAAFKLARRVAHDLHGPEKYEIIAALNSFHGRTLFTVSVGGQPKYSDGFGPKITGISHVPYNDLEALKAAVTDKTCAVVLEPIQGEGGVLPAELEYLQGARKLCDEHNALLIFDEVQSGMGRSGHLFAYMHYGVTPDILSSAKSIGGGFPLAAMLTTEKLAKHFAVGVHGTTYGGNPLACAVGEAVIDVVNTPEVLKGVQDKHQKFKTRLEAIGQQYGVFTEVRGLGLLIGCVLSDAWKGKAKDIFNAAEAQDLMILQAGPDVIRFAPSLVIEDADIEEGLSRFERAIAKLTA; translated from the coding sequence ATGTCCGTTGAGCATGCTGCGGTGCAACGCGCCGATTTCGACCAGGTGATGGTCCCCAACTACGCACCGGCCGGGTTCATCCCCGTGCGTGGCGCGGGCTCCCGTGTATGGGATCAGGCGGGACGCGAACTGGTGGATTTCTCCGGCGGTATTGCCGTCAACGTGCTGGGCCATTGCCATCCGGCGCTGGTGGGTACCTTGACTGCGCAGGCCAACAATCTGTGGCATGTCTCCAACGTCTTCACCAATGAGCCGACCTTGCGTCTGGCCAAAAAACTGGTGGACTCGACCTTTGCCGAGCGCGTGTTCTTCTGCAACTCCGGCGCCGAGGCCAACGAAGCGGCCTTCAAGCTGGCGCGTCGCGTTGCCCACGATCTGCATGGTCCCGAGAAGTACGAAATCATTGCGGCCCTGAACAGCTTTCACGGTCGTACCCTGTTCACGGTGAGCGTCGGCGGTCAGCCCAAGTACTCCGATGGTTTCGGGCCGAAGATCACCGGCATCAGCCATGTGCCGTACAACGATCTGGAAGCGCTTAAAGCCGCTGTGACCGACAAGACCTGCGCCGTGGTTCTGGAGCCGATCCAGGGCGAGGGCGGTGTTCTGCCGGCCGAGCTTGAGTACCTGCAAGGTGCCCGCAAACTGTGTGACGAGCACAACGCATTGCTGATCTTCGATGAAGTGCAGAGCGGCATGGGCCGTAGCGGCCATCTGTTTGCCTATATGCACTACGGCGTGACGCCGGACATCCTGTCCAGCGCCAAGAGCATTGGTGGCGGTTTCCCTCTGGCGGCAATGCTGACCACCGAGAAGCTGGCCAAGCACTTTGCGGTCGGCGTACACGGCACCACTTACGGCGGAAACCCACTGGCCTGTGCAGTGGGCGAGGCGGTGATCGATGTCGTCAACACCCCGGAAGTCTTGAAGGGTGTTCAAGACAAGCATCAGAAATTCAAGACGCGTCTGGAAGCGATCGGCCAGCAATATGGCGTGTTCACTGAAGTGCGCGGCCTTGGTCTGCTGATCGGCTGTGTGCTGTCCGATGCCTGGAAAGGCAAGGCCAAGGACATCTTCAATGCCGCTGAAGCTCAGGACCTGATGATCCTGCAAGCCGGCCCGGACGTGATTCGTTTCGCGCCAAGCCTGGTGATCGAAGACGCTGACATCGAAGAAGGCCTGAGCCGCTTCGAGCGCGCCATCGCCAAGCTGACAGCCTGA
- a CDS encoding ABC transporter permease — protein sequence MLKGYGAVILEGAGLTLQLALSSMALAIILGLIGVALRLSPLRWLAWLGDLYCTVVRGIPDLVLILLIFYGGQDLINRVAPLLGFDDYIDLNPLLAGIGTLGFIFGAYLSETFRGAFMGIPKGQAEAGMAYGMSRLKVFFRILVPQMIRLAIPGFTNNWLVLTKATALISVVGLQDMMFKAKQAADATREPFTFFLAVAAMYLVITSVSLLALRYLEKRYSVGVKAADL from the coding sequence ATGTTGAAAGGCTACGGGGCTGTAATCCTCGAAGGTGCCGGGCTGACCTTGCAGTTGGCTCTGTCATCGATGGCCCTGGCGATCATTCTCGGTCTGATTGGTGTGGCGTTGCGTCTGTCGCCGCTGCGCTGGCTGGCGTGGCTGGGCGATCTGTACTGCACGGTGGTTCGCGGTATTCCCGATCTGGTGCTGATTCTGCTGATCTTCTACGGCGGGCAGGACCTGATCAACCGTGTCGCGCCCTTGCTGGGCTTCGATGACTACATCGACCTCAACCCGTTGCTGGCCGGTATCGGCACGCTGGGGTTCATTTTCGGTGCCTACCTTTCCGAAACCTTTCGCGGTGCCTTCATGGGCATTCCGAAAGGGCAGGCCGAGGCTGGCATGGCCTACGGCATGAGCCGCCTGAAGGTGTTTTTCCGGATACTGGTGCCGCAGATGATTCGCCTCGCGATCCCCGGTTTCACCAATAACTGGCTGGTACTCACCAAGGCGACCGCGCTTATTTCCGTGGTCGGTCTGCAAGACATGATGTTCAAGGCCAAGCAGGCGGCAGATGCCACCCGCGAACCCTTCACCTTTTTCCTGGCGGTTGCTGCGATGTATCTGGTGATTACCAGTGTCTCGCTGCTCGCCTTGCGTTATCTGGAAAAACGCTACTCCGTGGGCGTAAAGGCGGCTGACCTATGA
- the aruF gene encoding arginine/ornithine succinyltransferase subunit alpha yields MLVMRPAQMADLAEVQRLAADSPIGVTSLPDDAGRLGDKIGASEASFAAEVSFNGEETYFFVLEDSENGRLVGCSGIVASAGYSEPFYSFRNETFVHASRELKIHNKIHVLSQCHDLTGNSLLTSFYVIPELVGTAWSELNSRGRLLFVASHPERFADSVVTEIVGYSDENGDSPFWDAIGRNFFDLNYAEAERLCGLKSRTFLAELMPHYPIYVPLLTDAAQEAMGQVHPRAQITFDILMREGFETDHYIDIFDGGPTLHARVSGIRSIAQSRLVPVKIDTSATDDAGKGARLYLVTNGLLQDYRATLLELDWAPGRPVVLSLQAAEALGVGEGASVRLVAV; encoded by the coding sequence ATGCTGGTGATGCGCCCCGCGCAAATGGCTGATCTGGCAGAAGTCCAGCGCCTCGCCGCCGACAGTCCGATTGGTGTGACGTCCTTGCCTGACGATGCTGGTCGCCTGGGCGACAAGATCGGCGCTTCGGAGGCATCGTTCGCTGCCGAGGTCAGTTTCAATGGCGAAGAAACCTATTTCTTCGTACTTGAAGACAGCGAGAACGGTCGTCTGGTGGGCTGTTCCGGCATCGTCGCTTCCGCAGGCTACTCCGAGCCGTTCTACAGCTTTCGTAACGAAACCTTCGTGCATGCCTCACGCGAGCTGAAGATTCATAACAAGATTCACGTCCTGTCCCAGTGCCATGACCTGACAGGCAACAGCCTGCTGACCAGCTTCTACGTGATCCCCGAACTGGTGGGCACGGCCTGGTCGGAGCTCAATTCTCGCGGTCGCCTGCTGTTTGTCGCCAGCCACCCCGAGCGTTTCGCCGATTCGGTGGTGACCGAGATCGTGGGCTACAGCGACGAGAACGGCGACTCACCGTTCTGGGATGCCATCGGGCGCAACTTCTTCGACCTGAACTACGCCGAAGCCGAACGCTTGTGTGGCCTGAAAAGCCGCACATTCCTGGCCGAGCTGATGCCACATTATCCGATCTATGTCCCGCTCCTGACCGACGCCGCTCAGGAAGCCATGGGGCAAGTGCATCCCCGTGCCCAGATCACCTTCGACATCCTGATGCGCGAAGGTTTCGAGACCGATCATTACATCGACATTTTCGACGGTGGCCCGACGCTGCACGCCCGGGTTTCCGGGATTCGCTCGATTGCCCAGAGCCGTCTGGTGCCGGTCAAGATCGACACCAGCGCAACGGACGATGCCGGCAAGGGCGCGCGCCTGTATCTGGTGACCAACGGGCTGCTGCAGGACTACCGCGCAACCCTGCTGGAACTGGACTGGGCACCCGGTCGCCCGGTGGTGCTGAGCCTGCAGGCCGCCGAGGCCCTGGGTGTCGGTGAAGGTGCCAGCGTGCGCCTGGTCGCAGTCTGA
- the astA gene encoding arginine N-succinyltransferase translates to MIVRPVRSSDLPALIELARSTGAGLTTLPANEQRLAHRVGWAEKSFRGEAERADADYLFVLEDDDGRVIGISAIAGAVGLREPWYNYRVGLTVSASQELNIYREIPTLFLANDLTGNSELCSLFLHSDSRTGLNGRLLSKARMLFIAEFPKLFGNKIIAEMRGMSDDKGRSPFWESLGRHFFKMEFSQADYLTGVGNKAFIAELMPKFPLYTCFLSEDARSVIGRVHADTEPALTMLKSEGFNYQGYVDIFDAGPAIECETTKIRAVRDSQTLVLAIGTPGDDAPKFLIYNRKREDGRITIGQARMAAGALVVDPLTARRLRMSPGDNVRAVPLSAVREGA, encoded by the coding sequence ATGATCGTTCGTCCCGTACGCAGCAGTGACCTGCCCGCGCTGATCGAGTTGGCGCGCAGCACCGGCGCAGGCCTGACGACATTGCCCGCCAATGAGCAGCGCCTGGCGCATCGGGTGGGCTGGGCGGAGAAGTCCTTTCGTGGCGAAGCCGAGCGTGCGGATGCCGATTACCTGTTCGTGCTCGAAGACGATGACGGGCGCGTGATCGGTATTTCTGCCATCGCGGGTGCCGTTGGCTTGCGGGAGCCCTGGTACAACTACCGCGTCGGGCTGACGGTCAGCGCTTCTCAGGAACTCAATATCTACCGCGAGATTCCGACCCTGTTCCTGGCCAACGACCTGACCGGCAACTCCGAACTGTGCTCTCTGTTCCTTCACAGCGATTCACGTACCGGTCTCAATGGTCGCCTGCTGTCCAAGGCGCGGATGCTGTTCATCGCCGAATTTCCGAAGCTGTTCGGCAACAAGATCATTGCCGAGATGCGTGGCATGTCGGACGACAAAGGACGTTCGCCATTCTGGGAAAGCCTGGGTCGCCACTTCTTCAAGATGGAATTCAGTCAGGCCGACTACCTGACCGGCGTGGGCAACAAGGCATTCATCGCCGAATTGATGCCCAAGTTTCCGCTCTACACCTGCTTTCTGTCGGAAGATGCGCGCAGCGTCATCGGCCGTGTTCACGCCGATACCGAGCCTGCTCTGACGATGCTCAAGAGTGAGGGTTTCAACTATCAGGGTTACGTCGACATCTTCGACGCCGGCCCGGCCATCGAGTGTGAAACCACCAAGATCCGCGCTGTGCGTGACAGCCAGACACTGGTACTGGCCATCGGCACGCCGGGTGATGATGCGCCGAAATTCCTGATCTACAACCGCAAGCGCGAAGACGGCCGGATCACCATCGGGCAGGCTCGCATGGCCGCCGGTGCGCTGGTGGTCGATCCGCTGACGGCCCGACGCCTGCGCATGAGCCCCGGCGACAATGTGCGTGCCGTGCCTTTGTCGGCGGTGCGGGAGGGCGCTTGA